taacatttggggacccctctGCCTCACTAAAAAATACCTTATTCGTATGACCAGTATTAACAGGCTCCTTACagttttgcccctctgcccctggGTATCTAACCTGTTCTGATATACCAACCTTAACATGAATTTAATGGAATACATagcaatgttttttccttttatgtCTCATGTGCATTCCCTTCAAATGTCCCGGCTGTAGGGGGGAAACAGGGTACATGGAAGGGCAGTATTGATTCCAATCATATTTAATTACTATTCTGTAAATGTTTCCTATAGCAGGGGGTGGGCAATCTGCACCTGGCCAATGATCTTATGTACTATGTATTCATTCTCTCTATAccattctgattggctgctgtgaggTACTGTATTGTATAAACTGAGTGCCAGTACCAACTGGGAGTGACACAAAGCTCACGTTTAGGGTAAAATGGCCATATCTCCACCTTCCTCtgtattttaaaagaaatattaaatgttaaatacaTTATCCTGAAGCTAATCTGTCAATTTGTTCTCTTCccatacagattgctacagtgctaCCTTTTTGGCGAATCACCAGCGATTTTGGACTGTATTTTTTCCTGGCTTCTCCTTAGTTCagattttaacattcttttcTGAACATATATAAGGAGAGCCAGTGTCTAAAGAGGGAGACCCTCTGGGGtaccccggccttgtgccggccCCTCTATTTTAGCCAAAAGCCAAAAACATCTCtggctttttgggttttttttttgcttattttgttttttgttttttaacatctgGCATTTAACATCTGCCATCATTTTTTTAACATCTGGCATTTGAAGAACTACATCATCTTCTATTAAGAGGTAATCCTGAAAATACAATTCATacagtttatgatttattttagaGAAAACCTGCCCTAAATTCAAGGGGGAGCAATATGTAAGGTCACACATCTCTTTCCCAGGCCATTGCTGATCTTCAAATAGTAAAGCGCACCTACCCAGGGTAGTTTTCTGCTGGTCAGACTGGCCCTCTAACTGGCCATCTAGGGGGCTGAATTACAATATTGAAAGGGACATCGGAATTAGAAAGACTTTACAAATTGACTCATTTCTTGATTCCTTACTGACAATTTGCAGAATCCCATGGGAATGGAAGgtcacactagggggcacatttacttaggatcgaatatcgagggttaattaaaactcGATaatcgaccgtcaaagtaaaatctttcaacttgaatatcgaagtcgaaggatttaccgcatttccttcgttcgtacgatcgaaggaaaaatcatttgatcgattcgaaggattttaatccatcgatcgaacgattttcctttgatcaaaaaagctaggaaagcgtatgggaaccttccccataagctaacattgatgctcagaaggttttaggtggcgaagtaggtggtcgaagtttttttaacaagacagtacttcgactatcgaatggtcagaTAGTGgagtgatttttagttcgaaacgttcgattaaagtcgtagtcgaaggtcaaagtagccaattcgatggtcaaagtagccaaaaaaatactttgaaattcaaagtattttttattctattccttcactcaagctaagtaaatgtgcccctatgtgtaagaaATATTTAATCACACATATGTTGAGATTTTTGTACACGTTCTGATGAGTGAGGAACCAGGGTGATTTGTACTTGTACTTACCTGCAGGGGGGCATGTGAATACAAAATGCTATGGGTGCTTAAGTTTTAATATTTTGTCTGGTCACTCCCAGAGTTGAAGctcctgtctggttgctagggcttaattgCCCTAACAACCACATAGCAGTTGGAAATAAAATTGGGAGATGAATAGTAGATGGGCTTGTCACATACAACAGAACCTTGGAGGATATTGTCTCATTAACTAGTAATTGATTCCGTAAGACTTACTTTATGCAAGTAGATGTTACTAGCTTTGTGAGAAATACTACTTTCTGTCTGTTTAATTACCTACATTTGCCATGTCTAGAGACAGCGACAAAGATGGGTATGTCAAACCCAAAAAAGCGCAAGAGAGAGGAGAGGAGTCGTGGAAGCGCCAAAAAGATCAAAGATGAGCGCGTGACCTGCCAACCTGCAGCGGAGAAGCCGGTTCCTATACAAGACCAATGGAACACCCTCAGGAACATCAAAGGAGAACTGAACATCTTTGAGGACTACGGGGATGAGAGCTACCTGTTCTATAAAGCCCTAGAAGAGAAATTCCTACCATCGGGGATTCTCACAAAACAGACCACCATTGAGGAAAGTTATTGGCGGGAAGTCaccaccattttaatcaaagtgcACAGACACTTTTCGCTGGACTTCTCCACCTTGTGCCTTGCTGTAAAATACATGGCAAGGTACATCTCCGGAAGGCAACTGAGACCTGGCATCCTGAAACCAGTGGGGGCCACTAGTTTGTATCTGGCCATTAAGATCATGGAAGACAATCCACCCAACGCAGAAGAGTTTGCGCAGCTGTTTGGTGAAACTCATTACTCACCAAGTTTCTTGGCATATATTGAGAATATGATTCTTTACCGACTGGAGTGTCGCCTGTACCAACCGACCATAGACTTTTTTCTAGAGCACTTCACCTTAATGAGTGTATCCgcggagatgtttttttttgataaCATCACTAGAGTAGCCAATGCTCTTACAGCTGCCAGGGGCATTGCAGCACTGACCATGATGAAGTATGAATTTCATACTTATTTACCATCTTTAATGGCTCAGTGCTGCCTTAAAGCTGCTGAACATATCCTTGGATACAACTTATTAGTGGAGTTGCCCAGCGACCATCCAAGTCAGATCGTGCAGAAATGCCTCAAAAAAACTGTACTCCTGGCATCAGCCAACAAGGAATTTTTACACCAACTTATGCCAGGAGTCTTTCCTGAGGTATTTCCTAAGTTTCCTTCTCCCCCCACCATCCAGAGAGGAAGAACAGGAGCCAAGGAACCAGTCAGGCAGCCTTGCAAAACATCTGCAAAAAAGCCACATGTAGAGTCAGGAGCCAAGGAGCCGGCCAGGAAGCCAGGCAAAACATTGGCTAAAAGGCCAAATCCAGAGACAGGAGCCAAGGAGCCAGCCAGTCAGCCCAACAAAACATCGGCAAAAAGACCAAAGATAGAGGCTCCCAAAGGTAGAACAGAGTCAGCAGCAGAGGCAGTCGCACCCACTAGAAAAACAGCACGGAACACACAAAGATGCTGTAAATTTTGCAATGGCTCACACGCATACACATTTCCAcatactcacacagacacacatttaTCCTGAGACTTTTCATCCTTTTCCTTCTCCCATAACAGACCTGACGACATACCcccatacatatttacatacacgCACACACAAACATCTGAGTCACAGCTGCCAGAAGGGACAAGCAGTACCATACTGGGGACAAGAATATGGTTAAACACACGCAAGCACCTTTatgccactcggtagaccctgcattccttttcactcaaTCCCTCTGCAGACTGCAAAGCCGGGTCTGTAGGCTGCAAGGGGAATAACTGAATgcagaggaatgcagcattcaccttcCTGCTTAAAGGTACTTATGTGTATGTTGCCATATTCTCTTCTGTTTCCCTTCCTTACACCGCAGCTTCACCAGCGGTGCTCCTCCCTTCATCCAAAATATGGTATCATATAAAGGAGCACACTTAAGCCACTCGGTGGATTCTGCATTGCTTTTAACTCCATCCTCGGGctgtagaagccgggtctgcaggcttcCTGGGACGGAAATTGAAAGGAATGCAACATTCCCCTAGCAGCTTAATGGCGCTCAAgtatatgctgccatattcccttctgtttaCCTTCCTTCCACCACAATTTCAACAGCAGTACCCCCCCTTACATCTAAAAGATGGTTTCATACACAGAAGCACCCTTAAGCCactcagtagaccctgcattgCTTTTCATTACATCCCTCAAACTGCAAAATCCGGGATCCAATGGAATGaagaggaatgcagtgttcacttAGAAGCTTAATGgagctcatgtgtatgctgccaaatTTCCTTCTCTgtccctcaccctgcttcccttcTTTTAATTATGgagcattgatcctgggagcaaaacCGAttgccgttaaggggtcaggaaggaatttttccctctagtgaagcagaTTAGACCTAGCTTCACAAaggttttttcgccttcctcagGATCGAAAAGCCCAATGTATTCCATCAATAAAGCTGTGACTTACGCAGATTAACCACAAAgaagctgtgtgtgtatttattctgggtattggtgGGCTGGGAATAAAGGTCGGTCCTTCCTTGAAAAAGCCAAGATGACATATACAGGGAGAGGCAGATGGGAGAGTGAATCAAATAGCCCCACTAGCAATCAGTTTAGAAGCTGCTGCTGTGTTGTTCCTAGGGTCCCATttgccttagcaaccaatcagtgacagaGAGGGACGTGAAAACAACCTATTGCTAATGAAAAGGGGTAGTTGGAATATACAATTTGGCAGACTGGGGTATAATAGCATGTAATCATAAGGAGAATATAGAAGAGAGTAGAAGTCTATAGGATTTGGTGTCATGAGAAGAAAGTTaccctgtgtgggtaaagaggAGGGCGGGcttcctgtgtgggtaaaggggcgggtgggcgggcttcctgtgtgggtaaaggggcgggtgggcgggcttcctgtgtgggtaaaggggcgggtgggcgagcttcctgtgtgggtaaaggggcgggtgggcgggcttcctgtgtgggtaaaggggcgggtgggcgggcttcctgtgtgggtaaaggggcgggtgggcGGGCTTCCTGTGTGGGTAAAAGGGCGGGTGGGTGGGcttcctgtgtgggtaaaggggcgggtgggcGGGATCcctgtgggtaaaggggcgggtgaaCGGGCTCCATGTGTGGGTAAATGGATGGGCGGTCTCCCTGTGTAGGTAAAGGGGAGGGAGGGCGGGCGGGGCTCCTGTGTAGGTAAAGGGGAGGGCGGGCGGGCTCCCAGTGTAGGTAAAGGGGAGGGCGGGCGGGCTCCCAGTGTAGGTAAAGGGGAGGGCGGGCGGGCTCCCTGTGTAGGTAAAGGGGAGGACGGGCGGGCTCCCTGTGTAGGTAAAGGGGAGGGCGGCGGCTCCCTGTAtgggtaaaggggagggcgggCTCCCTTGTAtgggtaaaggggagggcgggACTGATTGCTACAAGTCTGTAGGATATAACACTCCCCAGGGCAAACTGTGCCAAATGAAAAGAGTATGCAAGTGTTGTATCTAGTTTTATGATAAACTGAGTCTATTCattaaaaggaaatcaatgtTAGCAGAGCCACTGCCAAGGGACTGCATTATGACGTATGGCCTCCCTCTGTCTCCTGCACAAACTGTTGGAAAACCTAGGGAGCCCTCCAGCCATCAACGGATCTCCATTGTCCTGAACAAGTGATTTATCTCTATATATCAGCAATACATTGCACCTAATATGAGAGCTATGGTATAGAGAGCGccagagctgtgaagatgtggaattctctccctgaatcagtggtacaggctgatacattagatagctctaagaaggggttggatggtgtttagcaagtaatggaatacagggttatggaagacagCTACAAGTCGATCCAGGGACAACTTGATGGAATTGTGTCTCTTTTCaatct
The sequence above is a segment of the Xenopus laevis strain J_2021 chromosome 8L, Xenopus_laevis_v10.1, whole genome shotgun sequence genome. Coding sequences within it:
- the LOC121397150 gene encoding cyclin-O protein B-like, with the protein product MGMSNPKKRKREERSRGSAKKIKDERVTCQPAAEKPVPIQDQWNTLRNIKGELNIFEDYGDESYLFYKALEEKFLPSGILTKQTTIEESYWREVTTILIKVHRHFSLDFSTLCLAVKYMARYISGRQLRPGILKPVGATSLYLAIKIMEDNPPNAEEFAQLFGETHYSPSFLAYIENMILYRLECRLYQPTIDFFLEHFTLMSVSAEMFFFDNITRVANALTAARGIAALTMMKYEFHTYLPSLMAQCCLKAAEHILGYNLLVELPSDHPSQIVQKCLKKTVLLASANKEFLHQLMPGVFPEVFPKFPSPPTIQRGRTGAKEPVRQPCKTSAKKPHVESGAKEPARKPGKTLAKRPNPETGAKEPASQPNKTSAKRPKIEAPKGRTESAAEAVAPTRKTARNTQRCCKFCNGSHAYTFPHTHTDTHLS